A genomic segment from Leptolyngbya boryana PCC 6306 encodes:
- the acs gene encoding acetate--CoA ligase: MSQPTIESILQEERLFPPTAEFSAQARIKSLEEYKSLYDRAKADPLKFWSELAEQELHWFQKWDTVLDWSNPPFAKWFVNGKINLSYNCLDRHLDSDRRNKPAIVWEGEPGDSKTLTYAELHQEVCKFANVLKSLGVKKGDGVGIYMPMVPEAAIAMLACARIGAPHSVVFGGFSAEALRDRLVDAEVKVVVTADGGWRKDAIVPLKPQVDKALAEGTTSVEKVVVVKRTAQDIAMSDRDLWWHDLIQDASADCPAEPMDSEDMLFILYTSGSTGKPKGVVHTTGGYNLYAHMTAQWIFDLQENDVYWCTADVGWITGHSYVVYGPLSNGATTVMYEGAPRASNPGCFWDVIEKHKVSIFYTAPTAIRAFIKMGDDHPNSRDLSSLRLLGTVGEPINPEAWMWYHTIIGKEKCPIVDTWWQTETGGIMITALPGAIPTKPGSATLPFPGILADIVDLDGNSAGVNEGGYLAVRYPWPGMMRTVYKDPDRFRKTYWEHIPPQDGQYIYFAGDGARRDEDGYFWVMGRVDDVINVAGHRLGTMEVESALVSHPAVAEAAVVGKPDEIKGQDIVAFVTLEGTYQPSEDLAKELKKHVVGEIGAIARPGEIRFADALPKTRSGKIMRRLLRDLAAGVEISGDTSTLEDRSVLEKLREGA; the protein is encoded by the coding sequence ATGTCACAACCGACGATCGAATCTATCCTACAAGAAGAACGCCTCTTTCCCCCGACTGCGGAGTTTTCCGCGCAAGCTCGCATCAAGAGTCTGGAAGAGTATAAATCGCTTTACGATCGCGCTAAAGCTGACCCTCTAAAATTTTGGTCAGAATTGGCAGAACAAGAACTGCACTGGTTCCAAAAGTGGGACACCGTGCTCGACTGGAGCAATCCACCCTTCGCCAAGTGGTTTGTTAATGGAAAAATTAACCTTTCTTACAATTGCCTCGATCGTCATTTAGACAGCGATCGCCGCAACAAACCCGCAATTGTTTGGGAAGGAGAACCGGGCGATTCTAAAACGTTAACCTATGCAGAACTCCATCAAGAAGTTTGTAAATTTGCCAATGTTCTAAAAAGTTTAGGCGTGAAAAAAGGCGATGGGGTTGGCATCTACATGCCGATGGTTCCCGAAGCCGCGATCGCGATGCTCGCTTGTGCCCGCATCGGTGCGCCTCACTCGGTTGTATTTGGAGGATTTAGTGCAGAGGCTTTACGCGATCGCTTAGTCGATGCCGAAGTCAAAGTTGTCGTCACTGCTGACGGCGGATGGCGCAAAGATGCGATCGTGCCCCTCAAACCCCAAGTCGATAAAGCGTTGGCAGAAGGCACGACTTCAGTTGAGAAAGTCGTCGTCGTCAAGCGAACCGCTCAAGACATCGCCATGAGCGATCGCGATCTCTGGTGGCACGATTTGATCCAAGACGCTTCCGCTGATTGTCCTGCCGAACCGATGGACAGTGAAGATATGCTGTTCATTCTCTACACGTCTGGCAGTACGGGCAAGCCGAAAGGCGTTGTTCACACCACTGGCGGGTATAACCTCTATGCTCACATGACCGCTCAGTGGATCTTTGATCTGCAAGAGAATGATGTCTACTGGTGTACGGCTGACGTAGGTTGGATTACAGGGCATAGCTATGTCGTTTATGGGCCTCTGTCCAACGGTGCGACGACTGTAATGTATGAAGGTGCGCCGCGTGCCTCCAATCCGGGCTGCTTCTGGGATGTGATCGAGAAGCATAAAGTTTCTATTTTTTATACCGCTCCGACTGCAATTCGTGCCTTTATCAAAATGGGCGATGATCATCCCAACTCGCGCGACCTCTCTTCTCTGCGCTTACTGGGAACAGTTGGAGAACCGATCAATCCTGAAGCTTGGATGTGGTATCACACGATTATTGGTAAGGAAAAATGCCCGATCGTGGATACCTGGTGGCAAACCGAGACAGGCGGCATTATGATTACGGCTCTACCGGGTGCAATTCCAACCAAGCCCGGATCAGCGACCTTGCCTTTCCCTGGAATTTTGGCAGATATCGTCGATCTCGATGGCAATTCTGCTGGAGTCAATGAAGGAGGCTATCTCGCCGTTCGTTATCCTTGGCCGGGCATGATGCGGACGGTTTATAAAGACCCCGATCGCTTCCGCAAAACCTACTGGGAACACATTCCACCTCAAGACGGCCAGTACATTTACTTTGCTGGAGATGGCGCACGTCGAGATGAAGATGGCTATTTCTGGGTCATGGGTCGCGTCGATGATGTGATCAACGTTGCCGGACATCGTTTAGGCACAATGGAAGTCGAATCTGCATTGGTTTCTCACCCTGCTGTTGCAGAAGCCGCAGTCGTCGGCAAGCCTGATGAAATTAAAGGACAAGACATTGTCGCCTTTGTGACGCTAGAAGGAACCTATCAACCGAGCGAAGACTTGGCGAAAGAGTTGAAGAAGCATGTCGTCGGTGAGATTGGTGCGATCGCTCGTCCGGGTGAAATTCGCTTTGCCGATGCCTTACCAAAAACGCGATCGGGTAAAATCATGCGCCGATTGCTCCGAGATCTCGCGGCAGGCGTTGAGATTTCAGGCGATACTTCGACGCTCGAAGATCGCAGTGTGTTAGAGAAACTTCGAGAAGGTGCATAG
- a CDS encoding R3H domain-containing nucleic acid-binding protein, which yields MQTTDDLTKLLDILPTHLRDRLIEHPELDRLVEVVMDLGRFPEARFPGRAEYLSDTPITKEDLAESTQKVGDFGGDNRAGIEKTLHRISAIRNRRGEVIGLTCRVGRAIFGTIGMIRDLVESGRSILMLGRPGVGKTTALREIARVLADELDKRVVIIDTSNEIAGDGDVPHPAIGRARRMQVARPELQHQVMIEAVENHMPEVIVIDEIGTELEALAARTIAERGVQLVGTAHGNKLENLIKNPTLSDLVGGIQSVTLGDEEARRRGSQKSVLERKAPPTFDIAVEMAERQKWVVHEEVSDTIDLLLRGRQPSPQTRATDDEGNITITHEAPQPEPGKTRLKALPDSGGYSDSMQARGWRSTGRMKAVASSTNVRTLTPEQQSFERMLDESLGRTFDSMESESFPGPNGEELPLHVYPYGVSRQQLDQVIRTLNLPIHLTKDMDGADAVLALRSHVKNHAKLRHLAKTRQIPIHTVKSNNVPQIAIALRRLLNMEEPGLPSEAELSLIVRGDNEDEMEALEEARLAVEQIVIPKGQPVELLPRSSTVRKMQHELVEHYRLTSRSFGEEPNRRLRIYPA from the coding sequence ATGCAAACAACTGACGACTTAACCAAGCTTTTAGACATTCTGCCGACTCACTTGCGCGATCGTTTAATCGAACATCCTGAACTCGATCGCTTAGTAGAAGTGGTGATGGATTTAGGACGATTCCCCGAAGCCCGTTTTCCAGGCAGAGCTGAATACCTCTCGGATACACCGATTACCAAAGAAGACCTTGCAGAAAGTACGCAAAAAGTCGGTGATTTTGGTGGGGACAACCGGGCAGGAATCGAGAAAACCTTGCACCGAATTAGCGCAATTCGCAATCGTCGTGGTGAAGTAATTGGCTTAACTTGCCGAGTTGGACGAGCCATCTTTGGCACGATCGGGATGATTCGGGATTTGGTCGAAAGTGGTCGATCGATTCTCATGTTGGGTCGTCCTGGGGTGGGTAAAACGACAGCACTGCGAGAAATTGCACGTGTGCTAGCCGATGAACTCGATAAGCGTGTCGTGATTATTGACACGTCGAATGAGATTGCGGGCGACGGAGATGTGCCGCATCCTGCAATTGGTCGAGCAAGACGGATGCAAGTTGCACGCCCTGAATTGCAGCACCAAGTCATGATCGAAGCAGTGGAAAACCACATGCCAGAAGTGATTGTGATCGATGAGATTGGAACCGAACTAGAAGCTTTAGCCGCTCGAACGATCGCGGAACGCGGTGTGCAATTAGTCGGAACAGCACACGGGAACAAGCTGGAAAACTTGATCAAAAACCCGACGCTTTCGGATCTCGTGGGTGGGATTCAATCTGTGACGTTAGGTGATGAAGAAGCTCGCAGACGAGGGTCGCAAAAGAGTGTTCTAGAACGCAAAGCACCGCCGACATTTGATATTGCAGTTGAAATGGCTGAGCGGCAAAAGTGGGTTGTGCATGAAGAAGTTTCAGACACGATCGATTTGTTACTCCGAGGCAGACAGCCTAGTCCTCAGACTCGTGCAACCGATGATGAAGGCAACATCACCATCACGCATGAGGCTCCGCAACCAGAGCCGGGAAAGACCCGCTTAAAAGCGCTTCCTGATAGTGGTGGCTATTCTGACTCAATGCAGGCGCGCGGTTGGCGATCGACAGGTCGGATGAAAGCAGTTGCCAGTTCGACGAATGTTCGCACCTTAACGCCGGAACAGCAATCGTTTGAACGGATGCTAGATGAATCGTTAGGACGCACTTTTGATTCGATGGAATCGGAATCTTTTCCGGGTCCGAATGGAGAAGAATTGCCCCTGCATGTTTATCCGTATGGCGTGAGTCGGCAACAGCTCGATCAAGTGATTCGGACATTGAATTTGCCGATTCATTTGACGAAGGATATGGATGGGGCGGATGCGGTTTTAGCCCTGCGATCGCATGTGAAAAACCATGCAAAACTGCGTCATTTGGCGAAGACTCGTCAGATTCCGATTCATACTGTCAAATCGAACAATGTGCCTCAAATTGCGATCGCGCTGAGACGATTGTTGAACATGGAGGAGCCAGGTTTGCCGAGCGAAGCAGAATTGAGCCTGATTGTGCGCGGGGACAATGAGGACGAGATGGAAGCTTTAGAAGAAGCACGGCTAGCAGTCGAGCAGATTGTGATTCCGAAAGGGCAGCCTGTCGAGCTACTTCCGCGATCGTCTACGGTGCGGAAGATGCAGCATGAGTTGGTCGAGCATTATCGCTTGACTTCCAGAAGTTTTGGCGAGGAGCCAAATCGCAGGTTGCGGATTTATCCTGCATAG
- the ldpA gene encoding circadian clock protein LdpA, which yields MIDFNLPQRSLNQGHWFKLICGASFQHLPAIRTLSLVYALAGADCVDVAADPAIVSTAREAFAIANQLAPEAIQRGFTPSNPWLMVSLNDGEDPHFRKAEFNPELCPPDCSRPCELICPADAIDQTGVIDERCYGCGRCVPICPINQIVTRSYVYTPEVIAPMLLQSGIDAIEIHTQVGRYDDFKRVWNAIKPGLDRLKLIAISCPEGEDLIDYLWALYELIHPLPCALIWQTDGRPMSGDIGDGATRACVKLGEKVLATDIPGYIQLAGGTNRHTVPKLEASGMLHNRDSTPASRWVSGIAYGSYARSLLSPVLTQLEAKEMMPLSDCSNLSPGAIETVPDLLWQAVELASELVHQIKSPNRVLQVI from the coding sequence GTGATAGATTTTAACTTGCCTCAACGATCGCTAAATCAAGGGCACTGGTTCAAACTTATCTGTGGAGCCAGTTTCCAACATCTGCCCGCCATTCGCACCTTGTCACTGGTCTATGCGCTTGCGGGGGCGGATTGTGTCGATGTCGCCGCAGATCCAGCCATCGTTTCAACGGCAAGAGAAGCTTTTGCAATTGCTAATCAACTTGCACCAGAAGCCATCCAGCGCGGATTCACCCCCTCAAATCCCTGGCTCATGGTCAGCCTTAACGATGGCGAAGACCCGCATTTTCGCAAAGCAGAATTTAACCCAGAACTTTGTCCTCCAGACTGTTCAAGACCTTGTGAATTGATTTGTCCAGCCGATGCGATCGATCAGACAGGCGTAATCGACGAGCGCTGTTATGGCTGTGGGCGATGCGTGCCCATTTGTCCAATCAACCAGATTGTGACTCGATCGTATGTCTATACTCCGGAAGTGATCGCGCCGATGTTACTGCAATCAGGCATTGATGCGATCGAAATCCATACCCAGGTTGGTCGATACGATGACTTTAAACGAGTGTGGAATGCCATTAAACCAGGACTCGATCGCTTGAAACTCATCGCGATTAGCTGTCCAGAAGGCGAAGACTTAATTGATTACCTCTGGGCACTCTATGAATTAATTCATCCCCTACCCTGTGCCTTAATCTGGCAAACCGATGGTCGTCCAATGAGTGGGGATATTGGCGATGGCGCAACCCGCGCCTGTGTGAAATTGGGTGAAAAAGTTCTCGCTACAGACATACCCGGATATATTCAGCTCGCAGGAGGAACAAATCGGCACACTGTACCAAAGTTAGAAGCATCAGGGATGTTGCACAATAGAGATAGTACACCCGCTTCAAGGTGGGTTTCTGGAATCGCATATGGCAGCTATGCCCGCAGTTTACTTTCACCCGTTCTCACTCAACTAGAAGCAAAGGAGATGATGCCCCTGAGCGATTGCTCGAACCTTTCCCCAGGCGCGATAGAAACCGTTCCTGATTTACTCTGGCAAGCTGTTGAACTTGCATCCGAACTTGTCCACCAAATCAAATCCCCAAATCGAGTTCTGCAAGTGATTTAG
- a CDS encoding HEAT repeat domain-containing protein, with product MQVDWEKLATELGAIHIHGSQVSLEAIETLLGEDFFAQAVECCINLEEGWGLAEGILRILRPLGMKHCYNIYKTSHDIEKRRSAVWLLKYTSNREVLEYISELLADPDAQIQKNVTEILDQMSFWGEINDKEMMSVLELAVDHPNEAVRKFAIGTVHEETIQGIDDFTKRLTDGLRQELYQWQKRLKFETIHGLDLRCTPWYGQFQLSFLTAQEDFDLAEAYHDKNYYQWRLNDLPYHGYEISTLGEWMQKEFEKSRLSLGCLELFLSACVTALKSSAVQKVLRRYNLSQDFQITVFRPNSSFPQKNFYF from the coding sequence ATGCAAGTTGATTGGGAGAAATTAGCTACAGAACTTGGGGCAATTCATATTCACGGCAGTCAGGTGAGTTTGGAAGCAATCGAGACACTACTTGGTGAAGATTTCTTTGCCCAAGCTGTTGAATGCTGCATTAATTTAGAAGAAGGCTGGGGTCTAGCAGAAGGAATATTACGAATTCTCAGACCGCTAGGAATGAAACATTGCTACAACATTTATAAAACTAGCCATGACATTGAAAAGCGGCGCAGTGCCGTATGGCTTCTGAAGTACACCTCTAATCGAGAAGTTTTAGAATATATTTCTGAATTGCTTGCTGATCCAGATGCTCAGATACAAAAGAATGTTACTGAGATTTTGGATCAAATGTCTTTCTGGGGTGAGATTAACGATAAAGAGATGATGTCTGTCCTAGAATTAGCAGTGGATCATCCGAATGAAGCAGTGCGAAAATTTGCGATCGGAACAGTCCATGAAGAGACAATCCAAGGAATTGATGATTTCACGAAACGTCTTACAGATGGACTTCGGCAAGAGTTATATCAATGGCAGAAGCGTTTAAAGTTTGAAACCATTCATGGTTTGGACTTGCGCTGCACTCCTTGGTATGGGCAATTTCAATTGAGTTTTCTTACAGCCCAAGAAGATTTTGATCTGGCAGAAGCCTACCATGACAAGAACTATTACCAATGGCGATTAAATGATTTGCCCTATCATGGGTATGAAATTAGCACTCTAGGAGAATGGATGCAGAAAGAGTTTGAGAAGTCCAGACTATCATTAGGATGCTTGGAATTATTTCTCAGCGCTTGTGTCACAGCACTAAAATCTTCAGCCGTTCAAAAGGTTTTACGCAGATACAATCTCTCGCAAGATTTCCAGATCACTGTATTTAGACCTAACTCATCTTTTCCACAAAAAAATTTCTATTTCTAA
- a CDS encoding Uma2 family endonuclease yields the protein MPSLVVKSEQMPLPIDLSSLTSMPKLSDQQFYNFCRTNPDLRIERNANGEIIVMPPAFSDTGNRNGRVFGQLFVWSEADGTGEAFDSSAGFTLPNGAVRSPDASWILSERWNALLPEKQASFAEIVPDFVVELRSSSDTLVSLQEKLEEYIANGVRLGLLIDRKHRQVHVYRSNQEPEILDHPDSVSCEPEMPGFAMKMAKIW from the coding sequence ATGCCTAGCCTAGTGGTCAAATCGGAACAGATGCCATTACCGATCGATCTTTCTTCGCTCACATCGATGCCAAAGCTGAGTGATCAGCAGTTCTATAATTTTTGCCGAACCAATCCAGACCTAAGGATTGAGCGCAATGCGAATGGAGAGATTATTGTAATGCCGCCAGCTTTTTCCGATACAGGAAACCGCAACGGTAGAGTTTTTGGGCAGCTTTTTGTTTGGTCTGAAGCAGATGGAACTGGCGAAGCCTTTGATTCTAGTGCTGGCTTTACTTTACCGAATGGTGCAGTGCGATCGCCTGATGCATCCTGGATTTTGTCTGAACGTTGGAATGCGTTACTTCCAGAAAAACAGGCATCTTTTGCAGAAATTGTGCCTGACTTTGTTGTGGAATTGCGATCGAGCAGCGATACGTTGGTGAGTCTGCAAGAAAAGCTAGAAGAATATATCGCCAATGGGGTGCGGTTAGGGTTGTTAATCGATCGGAAGCATCGTCAAGTTCATGTTTATCGATCGAATCAAGAACCAGAAATTTTAGATCATCCCGATTCTGTTAGCTGTGAACCCGAAATGCCAGGATTTGCAATGAAGATGGCAAAGATCTGGTGA
- a CDS encoding DUF6671 family protein, with translation MDLFKGRTAVLATMHRKEQAIAPILESEFDLKVIVPSDFNTDQFGTFTREIARTGDQIEAAHRKALSAIEQTGLDFAIASEGSFAPHPAMPMLPSDREIVLLIDTVHNLEIIGEVISLETNFAHRSVSSFEQAREFAIKVGFPEHKLVVIDQDQITKGICDFQQLEELINAASKPVHLETDMRAMHNPTRMKAIAQATQDLVKKLKSSCPNCSKPGFSVSDIKRGLPCGWCNAPTDLILAEIYRCQTCGFEQLLPTESQVADPMYCAFCNP, from the coding sequence ATGGATTTATTCAAAGGTCGAACGGCTGTCCTTGCCACAATGCACCGCAAAGAACAAGCGATCGCACCCATCTTAGAATCCGAATTCGATCTCAAAGTCATCGTTCCATCGGACTTCAACACAGATCAGTTTGGAACATTTACAAGAGAAATTGCTCGAACTGGTGATCAGATCGAAGCTGCACACAGAAAAGCGTTGTCTGCGATCGAGCAAACCGGACTCGATTTCGCGATCGCTTCAGAAGGGAGCTTCGCACCGCATCCCGCTATGCCCATGCTGCCTAGCGATCGCGAAATTGTTCTTCTAATTGATACCGTTCACAATTTAGAAATCATTGGTGAAGTGATCTCACTTGAAACAAATTTTGCTCATCGCAGCGTGTCTAGCTTTGAGCAGGCTCGCGAATTTGCCATCAAAGTTGGATTTCCAGAGCATAAGCTCGTTGTGATTGATCAAGATCAAATCACCAAAGGCATTTGCGATTTTCAGCAGCTTGAGGAATTGATTAATGCTGCATCGAAGCCCGTTCATCTGGAGACCGATATGAGAGCCATGCATAATCCAACGCGGATGAAGGCGATCGCACAAGCCACACAGGATCTCGTCAAAAAACTGAAATCGAGTTGTCCTAACTGCTCGAAACCGGGATTCTCAGTCTCGGACATCAAACGAGGATTACCCTGTGGCTGGTGTAATGCACCGACTGATTTGATTTTGGCGGAAATTTATCGATGTCAGACCTGCGGATTTGAACAACTGTTGCCAACTGAGTCACAAGTTGCAGATCCAATGTATTGTGCATTTTGTAATCCATAG
- the glpK gene encoding glycerol kinase GlpK, with product MSYILALDLGTTGNRAFLFDQAVNIAGQAYQELTQYYPQPGWVEHDAEEIWNATRSLIESVGNDQVKAIGLTVQRETCLLWDKTTGKPLHRAIVWQDRRTAPFCNELRDRGLEGEIYDRTGLVLDAYFSATKLRWLLDQVKGVDLNNVLAGTIDSWILWNLTDGKVHATDHSNASRTLLMNLKTGQWDQTLLDLFGIPLHMLPSIQPSLSHFGDYAGIPITAILGDQQAALFGQGCDRPGLMKCTYGTGTFLVAHTGSEIVRTDQQLISTIAWTDSDQVGYAIEGSMFTSGACVQWLRDELKMISTAQETAAIAASVPDNGGVYFVPALSGLGTPHWDMSARGAFLGITRGANREHLVRSVLEAIAFQVKEVIDEIEKYSPTPIQKLAVDGGACENDFLMQFQADVLGIAIERPAIRDTTVQGAAFAAGLSAGIWESYDQLVDRRIIDRVFEPSGSDRIQAEFKTWQKAVDRVKRWE from the coding sequence ATGTCGTACATTCTGGCACTCGATTTAGGCACAACTGGAAATCGAGCGTTTCTCTTTGATCAAGCAGTAAACATTGCAGGACAAGCTTATCAAGAATTAACCCAGTACTATCCGCAGCCAGGATGGGTCGAACATGATGCTGAAGAGATTTGGAATGCGACACGATCGCTGATTGAATCTGTCGGCAATGATCAAGTTAAAGCGATCGGCTTAACGGTTCAGCGCGAAACCTGTTTACTCTGGGACAAAACTACAGGCAAGCCTCTTCACCGTGCCATTGTTTGGCAAGATCGACGAACCGCACCGTTTTGTAATGAATTGCGCGATCGCGGTTTAGAGGGAGAAATCTACGATCGCACTGGATTAGTGCTCGACGCATACTTCTCTGCGACAAAGCTTCGATGGTTACTCGATCAAGTTAAAGGCGTTGATCTAAACAATGTTTTAGCAGGCACGATCGATAGTTGGATTTTATGGAATCTCACAGACGGCAAAGTTCATGCAACGGATCACAGCAATGCCAGCCGCACTTTACTGATGAACTTAAAAACGGGTCAATGGGATCAGACATTACTCGATCTCTTTGGAATTCCGCTGCACATGCTGCCTTCGATTCAACCGAGTCTTAGTCATTTTGGAGACTATGCAGGAATTCCGATTACTGCAATCCTAGGCGATCAGCAAGCTGCATTGTTCGGGCAAGGCTGCGATCGACCCGGATTGATGAAATGTACCTATGGGACAGGAACCTTTCTGGTTGCTCACACAGGTTCCGAAATCGTAAGAACTGATCAACAACTCATCTCAACGATCGCTTGGACAGACTCAGATCAAGTTGGATACGCGATCGAAGGCAGCATGTTTACCAGTGGAGCCTGCGTTCAATGGCTCCGAGATGAGCTGAAAATGATTTCAACGGCACAGGAGACAGCAGCGATCGCGGCAAGTGTTCCTGACAATGGCGGTGTTTACTTTGTCCCCGCACTCAGCGGACTTGGAACACCTCATTGGGATATGAGCGCACGTGGAGCATTTCTGGGCATCACAAGAGGCGCAAACCGTGAACATTTGGTGAGATCGGTTTTAGAAGCGATCGCGTTTCAAGTCAAAGAAGTCATTGATGAAATTGAGAAATACAGCCCAACTCCGATTCAAAAACTCGCTGTTGATGGGGGCGCTTGTGAAAATGATTTCTTGATGCAATTTCAAGCCGATGTTTTAGGAATTGCGATCGAGCGACCCGCGATTCGAGATACAACCGTTCAAGGGGCGGCTTTTGCAGCAGGACTCAGTGCCGGAATTTGGGAAAGTTATGATCAACTCGTCGATAGGCGGATCATTGATAGAGTGTTCGAGCCGAGTGGATCAGACCGCATTCAAGCTGAGTTCAAAACTTGGCAGAAAGCCGTCGATCGCGTCAAACGTTGGGAGTGA
- a CDS encoding metallophosphoesterase family protein: MLYPELPLVLAGPILRHTAPEVVTVWVALQKACTVELRIYHTQAIDDCLFTGKRATVALGESLHVVAVTAQTTLQPDQLYAYDLCFKFEQGECSLQEGLTSDRFPDVNLSYFDHGKPTFLLPPTQIEDLKILHGSCRKPHGHGIDALPILDSLLETTAAEIRDRPHQLFLTGDQIYGDDVSARLLETATLLGDSLLGWQEKLPLKSTFMTASELKPQERGEIATRQAGFTGGLGDKRQKVENHLFSLGEYYATYLLSWSQIGWAILKPTEPHLERFVHTLWQVRRALANIPTYMIFDDHDVTDDWNLNQAWCLRVLGRSLGRRVVQNALLAYAVFQGWGNTPERFEVEQSGARLLDAAQTWSASQGSDRAALQEIAKLVGMPPQDPKTGLPKFIQDGDVNILDRHPDALTWNFIIRSQCHEILVLDTRTWRGYPLDHEQVSQKIAPPRLIAPAALVQQLSLLQDSKHLTTFLVAPTNLFGLQVIDWIHHWQLRKKKVFSTDVGDAWNVNTDALAQLLTHLFKLRDSIVVLSGDIHYSSTIRLSYQRADSAPGVLMQLTSSAMKNEELITRIIHTRLKHWLLPEPKRKWFGWDHPPHMIERSKPIDSPDWKCELEWIPRRAAEHTDLSLDRFPVRAGLFHFNLFKFWTWKWIQDGREIVGVNNLALVSFTRDDSSLEVIHTLYWFSSWRPLEIVKSRFARSTL, encoded by the coding sequence ATGCTTTATCCTGAATTGCCCCTAGTTTTAGCAGGCCCAATCTTACGTCACACTGCTCCAGAAGTTGTGACGGTTTGGGTTGCGCTACAAAAAGCTTGTACAGTTGAACTCAGGATTTATCATACTCAAGCGATCGACGATTGCCTATTCACGGGTAAGCGCGCCACAGTTGCCCTCGGTGAATCTTTGCATGTTGTGGCTGTAACAGCCCAGACTACGCTTCAACCCGATCAACTTTATGCCTATGACTTATGCTTCAAATTTGAGCAAGGCGAATGTTCACTACAAGAAGGACTCACCAGCGATCGCTTTCCTGATGTCAATCTCAGCTATTTCGATCACGGAAAACCAACGTTCTTACTTCCGCCGACTCAGATTGAAGATCTCAAGATTTTGCATGGCTCTTGCCGAAAACCACACGGACATGGAATTGATGCGCTGCCGATTTTAGACAGCTTGTTGGAAACCACTGCGGCAGAAATTCGAGATCGTCCTCATCAGTTATTTTTAACGGGCGATCAGATCTATGGAGACGATGTTTCTGCGCGACTTTTAGAAACGGCAACGTTACTCGGTGACAGTCTATTAGGATGGCAAGAAAAATTGCCGCTCAAATCCACGTTCATGACTGCCTCAGAACTGAAGCCTCAAGAACGCGGAGAGATTGCGACTCGTCAAGCAGGATTTACAGGTGGACTCGGAGATAAACGTCAAAAAGTCGAAAATCACCTGTTCAGCTTGGGCGAATACTATGCAACATATTTACTCAGTTGGTCACAGATTGGCTGGGCAATCCTCAAGCCTACAGAACCTCATCTAGAGCGATTTGTGCATACGCTCTGGCAAGTTCGACGCGCCCTCGCAAACATTCCGACTTACATGATTTTTGACGATCATGATGTCACAGACGACTGGAATTTAAATCAAGCCTGGTGTTTGAGAGTTCTGGGTCGATCTCTGGGTCGCAGAGTGGTGCAGAATGCGCTCCTCGCCTATGCAGTCTTTCAAGGCTGGGGAAATACGCCAGAACGGTTTGAAGTGGAGCAATCTGGTGCAAGGCTTCTCGATGCGGCGCAAACATGGTCGGCTTCTCAAGGCAGCGATCGCGCTGCGCTGCAAGAAATTGCCAAACTCGTCGGGATGCCGCCTCAAGATCCGAAAACTGGATTGCCGAAATTCATTCAAGACGGAGATGTCAATATTCTCGATCGACATCCAGATGCGCTCACCTGGAATTTCATCATTCGCAGTCAATGTCATGAAATCCTGGTTCTCGATACTCGAACTTGGCGAGGCTATCCCTTAGATCACGAGCAAGTCTCTCAGAAAATCGCGCCGCCCCGGTTGATTGCTCCGGCAGCCTTAGTTCAGCAACTCTCGCTGCTCCAAGACTCCAAGCATCTGACAACCTTTCTCGTTGCGCCAACTAATCTTTTTGGCTTGCAAGTGATCGATTGGATTCATCATTGGCAACTGCGGAAAAAGAAAGTGTTTTCAACTGATGTCGGAGATGCCTGGAACGTCAATACCGATGCCCTGGCTCAATTGCTCACCCATTTGTTTAAGCTGAGAGACTCGATCGTGGTGCTCTCTGGTGATATTCATTACAGTTCAACGATCCGCCTGTCTTATCAAAGGGCGGATTCTGCGCCGGGTGTGCTGATGCAACTGACCAGCAGTGCGATGAAAAATGAGGAACTGATTACGCGCATCATTCACACGCGGTTAAAACACTGGCTGCTTCCAGAACCTAAGCGAAAATGGTTCGGATGGGATCATCCCCCGCATATGATCGAGCGCTCCAAACCGATCGATTCGCCCGATTGGAAGTGTGAACTGGAATGGATTCCGAGACGGGCAGCCGAACATACGGACTTGAGCCTTGATCGCTTTCCGGTCAGAGCGGGCTTGTTTCATTTCAATTTGTTCAAATTCTGGACTTGGAAATGGATTCAAGACGGACGGGAAATTGTCGGTGTGAATAATCTTGCGCTCGTCAGCTTTACCCGAGACGACTCTAGTTTAGAAGTGATTCACACCCTGTACTGGTTTTCGTCCTGGAGACCGTTGGAAATTGTGAAAAGCCGTTTTGCCCGTTCCACCCTCTAG